In one Brevibacterium sp. CBA3109 genomic region, the following are encoded:
- a CDS encoding serine hydrolase — MADWDKTLPGSVDESGVRRVGALSGNTKGIATQSQQTGDQADPGEPRAAGVELQDGSTQPPADPAELPTDGAEPPSDVLPLPRAGDLTSASEDAIVDPSEAILERIDLDSWKWPEYFAFSLTRMEELFPVSGIPRGIGSVRDLVTEENDFRPLPIDREKWSGANESWSTVGDVLANTFTDAWLVTRDGVALAEEYAWPMKPARRHMLFSISKSIVSAVVGALTDADLLSPDDLVTTRVPALSKSGYAGATIRDLLDMRSGIKFSEEYLKEGSEIRALFEAVDFAPRTATSAHGIKNFLMGLSSERKHGGPFVYRSCETDVLAWICESVVGQPFSVIASEYVWSKIGAAHAAQVCQDRWGGSIADGAISSTLRDLARFGEMIARGGTTAEGERVLSGQWIDDIFTGAADSAQVFADSPSGRSYPGGMYRSQFWVPSASRDVVIGIGIHGQMLYIDRATQTVGVKLSSDPQPVSLAHQHGTLAMFEAIAEAVPRTEGSQTVPPAVSDAAAASNAAAAPAAAAPNAAAPNAAVPSAAAAGTIIPNVAAPAAAAPSIAPQPFAAQPGIF, encoded by the coding sequence ATGGCAGATTGGGACAAGACCCTGCCCGGTTCTGTCGACGAATCAGGCGTACGCCGCGTCGGCGCACTCTCGGGAAACACCAAAGGCATTGCAACGCAGTCCCAGCAGACTGGTGACCAGGCCGACCCGGGCGAACCCCGGGCCGCTGGAGTCGAACTCCAAGACGGTTCCACCCAGCCCCCAGCGGATCCAGCCGAACTGCCCACAGATGGAGCCGAACCTCCAAGTGACGTGCTGCCGCTGCCGCGTGCCGGGGATCTCACCTCGGCGAGCGAAGACGCCATCGTTGACCCCTCCGAGGCGATTCTCGAACGCATCGACCTGGACTCGTGGAAATGGCCGGAGTACTTCGCGTTCTCATTGACTCGGATGGAAGAGCTCTTCCCTGTGAGCGGCATTCCGCGCGGCATCGGCTCGGTTCGCGACCTCGTGACCGAAGAGAACGATTTCCGCCCTCTGCCCATCGACCGTGAGAAGTGGTCCGGTGCGAACGAGAGTTGGTCGACCGTCGGAGATGTCCTGGCCAACACCTTCACCGACGCCTGGCTCGTCACTCGCGATGGGGTGGCTCTGGCGGAGGAGTACGCCTGGCCGATGAAACCGGCCCGCCGGCACATGCTGTTCTCGATCAGCAAGTCCATCGTCTCCGCAGTCGTCGGCGCTCTCACCGATGCCGACCTGCTCTCACCGGACGATCTGGTCACCACGCGCGTTCCCGCACTGTCCAAGAGCGGTTACGCCGGGGCGACGATCCGCGATCTCCTCGACATGCGATCGGGCATCAAATTCTCGGAGGAATACCTCAAGGAGGGATCCGAGATCCGGGCCCTGTTCGAAGCGGTCGATTTCGCGCCGCGGACAGCCACCTCGGCGCACGGGATCAAGAACTTCCTCATGGGTCTGAGCAGCGAGCGCAAGCACGGTGGTCCCTTCGTCTACCGCAGCTGCGAGACCGACGTCCTGGCCTGGATCTGCGAATCCGTCGTCGGGCAGCCCTTCTCCGTCATCGCCAGCGAATACGTATGGTCGAAGATCGGGGCCGCCCATGCCGCCCAGGTCTGCCAGGACCGCTGGGGCGGGTCGATTGCCGACGGCGCCATCAGCAGCACTCTGCGCGACCTGGCCCGGTTCGGTGAGATGATCGCCCGAGGCGGCACCACAGCAGAGGGGGAGCGTGTCCTGTCGGGTCAGTGGATCGATGACATCTTCACCGGTGCGGCCGATTCCGCCCAGGTCTTCGCCGACTCTCCCTCCGGACGGTCCTACCCGGGTGGGATGTACCGCAGCCAGTTCTGGGTGCCCTCGGCCAGCCGTGACGTGGTCATCGGCATCGGCATCCACGGCCAGATGCTCTACATCGACCGCGCCACCCAGACCGTGGGCGTCAAGCTCTCCAGCGATCCGCAGCCGGTGAGCCTGGCCCACCAGCACGGCACCCTGGCCATGTTCGAGGCCATCGCCGAGGCGGTTCCCCGGACGGAGGGATCCCAGACTGTGCCGCCGGCAGTCTCAGATGCTGCCGCAGCTTCGAACGCTGCAGCCGCTCCCGCCGCCGCAGCTCCGAACGCCGCAGCTCCGAACGCTGCAGTTCCCAGCGCTGCCGCAGCAGGCACCATCATTCCGAACGTCGCCGCGCCGGCTGCTGCCGCACCAAGCATCGCTCCGCAGCCATTCGCGGCTCAGCCCGGCATCTTCTGA
- a CDS encoding PQQ-binding-like beta-propeller repeat protein, translating to MKWKSAFAVVTLLLVLSGCNAAPPQEEEAPSPETAPTLADPIALDYHATLVVDDGAGHALVTDWSAEKLRAIDFAGDELWSIDAQLNDDLGGGAQAYSVGENVVINDQSGETTAYSWDDGSEAWSFQIPESPNVCHPAQGFASQTTGTSPILSDDDLIILAYQGVLEDDGCEPTSENGNAFVFALDPATGEEAWPSLSTGPEGKTFGGTPIHVSPDRRYGIVSWQDGDESMITRIALDTGRHTSVPITSARSNDDTGVDYYDVFPTSDPTSLLYVYGSEDPDDPYSSMVTRVAKLTLPSELPDSDAATFDGIDELQGLTMEDTFDSVCATDLVFTPDGEPACIQPQLFASAVKYQGSDGSPQGWSADAPEMALESIGTYGTPQYFPVDTKDGTLLVVPGNESGIMALNAETGKTVWKAGDTTSDMPWGGQGVLPELDLVIVTDSKKTSFYESETGKLVDDHPASEYARLSSGQRVALVADEESTTMWSVVEA from the coding sequence ATGAAGTGGAAATCAGCCTTCGCAGTGGTGACGTTGCTGCTGGTCCTCAGCGGGTGCAACGCCGCACCACCGCAGGAAGAAGAGGCGCCGTCTCCTGAGACAGCTCCCACGCTCGCCGACCCGATCGCACTCGACTACCACGCGACCCTGGTCGTCGACGATGGAGCCGGACATGCGCTTGTCACTGACTGGTCTGCGGAAAAGCTGCGCGCGATCGACTTCGCCGGCGATGAACTGTGGAGTATTGATGCCCAGCTCAATGACGACCTGGGCGGCGGTGCCCAGGCCTACTCCGTAGGAGAGAACGTGGTCATCAACGACCAATCGGGCGAAACCACAGCATACTCCTGGGACGATGGCAGCGAAGCTTGGTCATTCCAGATCCCGGAATCACCGAACGTCTGTCACCCGGCACAGGGATTCGCCTCACAGACGACAGGAACCAGCCCCATCCTCAGCGACGATGACCTGATCATCCTTGCATACCAAGGAGTGCTCGAAGACGATGGTTGCGAGCCGACCTCGGAGAACGGGAACGCATTTGTATTCGCCCTCGATCCTGCAACAGGCGAAGAAGCATGGCCGTCGCTGTCGACTGGACCTGAGGGGAAGACCTTCGGAGGCACCCCGATCCATGTGTCGCCCGATCGGCGGTACGGCATCGTGTCCTGGCAGGACGGAGACGAATCGATGATCACCCGAATTGCGCTGGACACTGGTCGGCACACGAGCGTCCCCATCACCTCGGCACGCTCCAACGACGACACCGGAGTCGACTACTACGACGTATTTCCAACGTCCGACCCGACGTCACTGCTCTACGTCTACGGTTCGGAGGACCCGGATGATCCGTACAGTTCGATGGTAACCAGGGTGGCGAAGCTGACGCTTCCCAGCGAACTTCCCGACTCAGATGCAGCGACGTTCGACGGTATCGACGAACTACAGGGCCTCACAATGGAGGACACCTTCGACTCAGTCTGTGCGACAGATCTGGTCTTCACTCCGGATGGCGAGCCCGCATGCATCCAACCCCAGCTGTTCGCCTCGGCGGTCAAATACCAAGGCTCGGATGGATCACCACAGGGATGGTCCGCGGATGCCCCCGAAATGGCGCTGGAATCGATCGGGACCTACGGGACACCGCAATATTTTCCGGTCGACACCAAAGATGGAACTCTGCTGGTCGTGCCGGGGAACGAATCGGGCATCATGGCGTTGAACGCGGAGACGGGAAAGACCGTCTGGAAGGCAGGCGACACCACAAGCGATATGCCCTGGGGCGGGCAAGGAGTGCTTCCGGAGCTCGACCTCGTCATCGTCACCGATAGCAAGAAGACGAGTTTCTACGAATCTGAAACGGGCAAACTCGTCGACGATCATCCCGCCAGCGAGTATGCTCGGCTGAGCTCTGGACAGCGTGTTGCACTTGTGGCCGACGAGGAGTCGACAACGATGTGGTCAGTGGTCGAGGCCTGA
- the chrA gene encoding chromate efflux transporter, producing MGEVMADVGNERRHPGTIAEVFWAFLRLGVTSFGGPVAHLGFFRETFVARRKWFSDGAYADLVALCQFLPGPASSQVGIAIGLQRAGIGGLLAAWFAFTMPSAIVMVAFAFGIASLDGDTGLGWLYGLKAAAVAVVAQAVLGMAKNLTPDAKRATIAGAAMIIILLIPNPFVQVAAIALGGVIGLVWLRGEAVGEAGGQNSDASGRPGGDNVRQDFAVRISRRVSVAALTAFVLLLVALPILTAATGDTSLRLVDVFYRAGALVFGGGHVVLPLLEAETVATGLVGHDSFLAGYGAAQAVPGPLFTFAAFLGASITSGPTGLVGAGIALVAIFLPAALLVIAALPFWERLRRAPLVRRALMGVNAAVVGILAAALYDPVFTQGITSPATLALAVAVFIAQVKWKLPAWAAVIAAGLIGFVLL from the coding sequence ATGGGCGAAGTGATGGCAGACGTGGGGAATGAGCGCAGGCATCCCGGCACGATCGCGGAAGTGTTCTGGGCGTTCCTGCGTCTTGGCGTGACCTCGTTCGGTGGCCCGGTCGCGCATCTCGGGTTTTTCCGTGAGACCTTCGTCGCCCGTCGGAAGTGGTTCTCCGACGGGGCCTACGCGGACCTCGTGGCACTGTGCCAGTTTCTGCCTGGACCCGCCTCAAGCCAGGTGGGCATCGCGATCGGACTGCAACGGGCAGGCATCGGCGGTCTGCTGGCTGCCTGGTTCGCCTTCACCATGCCTTCGGCCATCGTGATGGTCGCCTTCGCCTTCGGCATCGCCTCTCTCGATGGTGACACAGGCCTGGGTTGGCTGTATGGGCTGAAGGCCGCCGCGGTCGCCGTGGTCGCTCAGGCGGTGCTGGGGATGGCGAAGAACCTCACCCCGGATGCCAAACGCGCCACCATCGCCGGGGCCGCGATGATCATCATCCTGCTGATCCCGAACCCATTCGTGCAGGTTGCGGCGATTGCGTTGGGAGGTGTCATCGGACTGGTCTGGCTGCGTGGGGAAGCCGTTGGAGAGGCTGGCGGTCAGAATTCGGATGCGAGTGGACGGCCCGGTGGGGACAACGTGCGACAGGACTTCGCAGTGCGCATCTCCCGTCGGGTCAGTGTCGCCGCGCTGACCGCCTTCGTGCTGCTGCTGGTGGCGCTGCCGATCCTGACTGCAGCGACCGGAGATACGAGTCTGCGCTTGGTCGACGTCTTCTACCGCGCGGGCGCGCTCGTCTTCGGCGGCGGTCACGTCGTGCTGCCTCTGCTGGAGGCAGAGACGGTCGCGACCGGTCTCGTGGGACACGATTCGTTTCTTGCCGGGTACGGCGCTGCACAGGCGGTGCCGGGACCGCTGTTCACATTCGCAGCGTTCCTCGGGGCCTCGATAACATCAGGCCCGACGGGGCTGGTCGGCGCCGGCATCGCCTTGGTGGCGATCTTCCTGCCGGCAGCTCTCCTGGTCATCGCTGCTCTGCCTTTCTGGGAGCGTCTTCGTCGCGCACCGTTGGTGAGGCGGGCGCTGATGGGGGTCAACGCTGCCGTTGTGGGCATACTCGCAGCCGCCCTCTATGACCCGGTATTCACCCAGGGCATCACGTCACCTGCCACGCTGGCGCTGGCGGTCGCAGTCTTCATCGCCCAGGTGAAGTGGAAGCTGCCGGCATGGGCCGCCGTCATCGCCGCCGGGCTGATCGGGTTCGTCCTTCTCTGA
- a CDS encoding response regulator transcription factor has product MTIRVILVDDHPVVRAGLRSVIDAPDHITVVGEASSGEEALAVVDELEPDVVMCDLRLGEGIDGIEVTKRLNARPKKPAVLILTTFDNDAEIVAALNAGAAGYLLKDINPEDISTAIEKASRGETYLPPEISSKVVAAMRNPGPKLTRRERDVVKLLATGASNAQIAQELFVTEATVKSHLVNVFTKLGVDSRSRAIRVAEDQGLV; this is encoded by the coding sequence ATGACGATTCGAGTGATCCTCGTCGATGACCACCCGGTGGTGCGGGCGGGCCTGCGGTCCGTCATCGACGCTCCCGACCACATCACCGTCGTCGGGGAGGCCAGCAGCGGCGAAGAAGCGCTGGCCGTGGTCGATGAGCTCGAACCCGATGTGGTGATGTGCGATCTGCGTCTGGGGGAGGGCATCGACGGCATCGAGGTGACGAAGCGGCTGAATGCGCGACCGAAGAAGCCCGCAGTTCTCATCCTCACGACCTTCGACAACGATGCTGAGATCGTTGCCGCCCTCAATGCGGGCGCGGCCGGCTATCTGCTCAAGGACATCAACCCCGAGGACATCTCGACCGCGATTGAGAAGGCCTCACGCGGTGAGACCTACCTGCCGCCCGAGATCTCATCGAAGGTCGTCGCCGCGATGCGCAATCCCGGCCCGAAACTGACCCGAAGGGAACGCGACGTGGTGAAGCTGCTGGCCACCGGTGCCTCGAATGCGCAGATTGCCCAGGAGCTCTTCGTCACCGAAGCGACCGTGAAGAGTCACCTGGTCAACGTGTTCACCAAGCTCGGCGTCGACTCTCGATCGCGTGCTATCCGCGTCGCCGAGGACCAGGGGCTGGTGTAG
- a CDS encoding sensor histidine kinase, whose amino-acid sequence MQEGETVGTRGWTERTMEIGQHAMALVLTVISCIRAIGGGAAPLAAIAVSIVFLAWYALGAVRAARSGAIVLAKWWLLVLAIAWLCTLLVSAEFIWMAFVLWLLAGHLFSMRIAVVFTALTYIATVVAPLAHYGEVQTASIIGSLIGAIFALGLSRGYIELLREGRRREELLQSLEVAHQNLLDLQDELALTQRHAGEIQERTRVSRDIHDTIAQEISSIRLIAHAEVDKTTDEHASQVLRQVEDLAAQSSRDVRRIIAALAPAELEDGALTAAIRRLLTRLEADTSIRGRVEVDESVPSLPAEVEVALLRTAQSALANVRQHSQASRVMVSLMDLDGSIRMDIVDDGVGMADPESRQRESESGFGLDFIGSRMRELGGELVIESTPGSGFAISATLPSNPRPTSRQHSLGEADDIREERTQGDSA is encoded by the coding sequence GTGCAGGAAGGTGAAACCGTGGGCACACGCGGGTGGACAGAGAGAACCATGGAGATCGGCCAGCACGCGATGGCGCTGGTGCTCACCGTGATCTCGTGCATCCGCGCGATCGGCGGGGGAGCGGCACCCCTGGCCGCGATCGCCGTGAGCATCGTCTTCCTCGCCTGGTACGCCCTCGGCGCCGTGCGAGCTGCCCGCAGCGGTGCGATCGTTCTGGCCAAATGGTGGCTGTTGGTGCTGGCCATCGCCTGGCTGTGCACGTTGCTGGTCTCCGCCGAGTTCATCTGGATGGCCTTCGTCCTGTGGCTGCTTGCCGGACACCTGTTCTCGATGCGCATCGCCGTGGTCTTCACCGCTCTGACTTATATCGCAACGGTTGTGGCGCCCCTGGCCCATTACGGCGAGGTCCAGACCGCGAGCATCATCGGATCGCTCATCGGCGCGATCTTCGCCCTGGGACTGTCCCGCGGCTACATCGAACTCCTGCGCGAGGGCCGCAGACGCGAGGAGCTGCTGCAGTCCTTGGAGGTGGCCCACCAGAATCTGCTCGACCTGCAGGACGAGCTCGCCCTGACCCAGCGTCACGCCGGTGAGATCCAGGAACGCACTCGAGTCTCCCGCGACATCCATGACACGATCGCGCAGGAGATCTCGTCGATCCGTCTCATCGCCCACGCCGAGGTGGACAAGACCACCGATGAACATGCCAGCCAGGTTCTGCGCCAAGTCGAGGATCTCGCGGCACAGAGTTCGCGCGACGTGCGCCGGATCATTGCCGCACTCGCCCCGGCCGAGCTCGAGGACGGAGCGCTGACTGCCGCCATCCGTCGTCTGCTCACCCGCCTGGAGGCCGACACCTCTATCCGCGGCCGCGTCGAGGTCGACGAGTCCGTGCCCTCGCTGCCCGCCGAGGTGGAGGTTGCGCTGCTGCGGACCGCGCAGTCCGCGCTCGCCAACGTCAGACAGCACTCTCAGGCCTCGCGGGTCATGGTCAGCCTCATGGATCTCGACGGGTCGATCCGCATGGACATCGTCGACGATGGTGTCGGCATGGCCGATCCGGAATCGCGACAGCGCGAGTCGGAATCCGGATTCGGCCTCGATTTCATCGGCTCGCGGATGCGTGAGCTGGGAGGCGAGCTTGTCATCGAATCGACGCCTGGTTCGGGCTTCGCGATCTCGGCCACCCTGCCCAGCAATCCGAGACCGACCTCCCGCCAGCACAGCCTCGGCGAGGCTGATGACATCAGAGAAGAACGCACACAAGGAGACAGCGCATGA
- a CDS encoding MMPL family transporter: MNTTLTKSANTLVSKRGSWFVLGGVVILVTLLFGLLSGAGEDRANESAPADAESTQVDQLLKKFPGANKQSVMVVASHDDGSKLSSSEQTDLGKLGGSLGDYIDSSGSSDSSASGDASKATGPIMSDDGKAALLMVPIEVGLTNSDTAETVEGLRDFIAGDSVAGQLEDSGMSLLVTGGPAIGADIASAFGGADFTLLIVTIVIVALLLIITYRSPILWLLPLIVIGTADGLASTVTAAVGDALDLQFDAGIISVLVFGAGANYALLFISRYREELGRENDHRIALGSAWTHTASTILASNLTVVLSLLSLVFAVIPGTRGLGITAAIGLIIAAAAVLFALPPVLAICGKGVFWPFVPKVQEATDETAADETAADETAADETAGTKPAAKSSIWRRIATRVVKKPGIHLGAGIIILGIMATGLIGTSVGLDQSEKFRVQSESAQGLDVLADHFPPGESQPIWVVTDSAHADQVADSVADIDGVVRANVTDETTTGGTSIAKVMVTGEYEPDSPAGLDLVTDIRSDVHAIDGADAQVGGAAATELDARDGNAQDFLTIAPLILAISFIILLGILRAPLVAGTLLVVNVASSAAAIGLGAFLSRTIFGQAALDAQVPILAFLFLVALGIDYSIFLSHRAKKESVVHGARQGMIEAVSHTGGVITSAGIVLAGVFAALGMLPLMVLGQLGLIVGVGVLVDTVLVRTVIVPAIFGLAGNRMWWPNKAITHSEHKYADAAAAAAGDEETRGGQTDQSEGTHILAESDQNEAMAPAGHGRH; this comes from the coding sequence ATGAACACAACACTCACGAAAAGCGCGAACACGCTCGTGTCGAAGCGCGGGTCGTGGTTCGTCCTCGGCGGGGTCGTCATCCTCGTCACCCTCCTGTTCGGACTCCTGTCCGGGGCAGGCGAGGACCGAGCCAACGAATCAGCTCCGGCCGATGCCGAATCCACCCAGGTCGACCAGCTGTTGAAGAAGTTCCCGGGCGCCAACAAGCAGTCGGTCATGGTCGTTGCCTCCCACGACGACGGCTCGAAACTGAGCTCGAGCGAACAGACCGACTTGGGGAAGCTGGGCGGCTCGCTCGGCGACTACATCGACTCCTCAGGATCGTCTGACTCCTCTGCCAGCGGCGACGCATCCAAGGCGACCGGCCCGATTATGAGCGACGACGGCAAGGCCGCACTGCTCATGGTCCCCATCGAGGTCGGACTGACCAACAGCGACACCGCTGAGACCGTCGAGGGACTTCGTGACTTCATCGCCGGCGATTCGGTAGCCGGTCAGCTCGAGGACTCGGGAATGTCCCTCCTGGTCACCGGTGGTCCCGCGATCGGCGCCGACATCGCTTCCGCGTTCGGCGGTGCAGATTTCACACTCCTCATCGTGACCATCGTCATCGTCGCGCTGCTGCTCATCATCACCTACCGCTCACCGATCCTATGGCTGCTGCCGCTCATCGTCATCGGCACTGCCGACGGCCTGGCATCCACTGTGACCGCGGCCGTCGGCGATGCCCTCGATCTGCAGTTCGACGCGGGCATCATCAGCGTCCTGGTCTTCGGCGCCGGAGCCAACTACGCGCTCCTGTTCATCTCCCGCTACAGGGAGGAACTGGGCCGCGAAAACGATCACCGCATCGCGCTGGGCTCCGCGTGGACCCACACGGCGTCGACGATCCTCGCGTCAAACCTGACCGTGGTCCTGTCCCTGCTCAGCCTCGTCTTCGCCGTGATCCCAGGAACCCGGGGACTGGGCATCACCGCCGCAATCGGCCTCATCATCGCCGCAGCCGCCGTGCTCTTCGCACTGCCACCGGTCCTCGCGATCTGTGGCAAGGGCGTGTTCTGGCCCTTCGTCCCCAAGGTTCAGGAGGCCACTGACGAAACTGCCGCTGACGAGACTGCCGCTGACGAAACTGCTGCCGACGAAACTGCCGGAACGAAGCCCGCAGCGAAATCCTCCATCTGGCGCAGAATCGCGACTCGCGTGGTCAAGAAGCCGGGCATCCACCTCGGCGCCGGAATCATCATTCTCGGCATCATGGCCACAGGGCTCATCGGCACTTCGGTGGGGCTGGACCAGTCCGAGAAGTTCCGCGTGCAGTCCGAATCGGCACAGGGCCTCGACGTGTTGGCTGATCATTTCCCTCCCGGCGAGTCACAGCCGATCTGGGTTGTCACCGACTCGGCGCATGCCGATCAGGTCGCGGACTCCGTGGCAGACATCGACGGGGTCGTACGTGCCAACGTCACCGACGAGACGACGACCGGGGGAACCTCGATCGCGAAGGTCATGGTCACCGGCGAATACGAACCGGACAGCCCAGCGGGCCTCGACCTGGTCACGGACATCCGGTCAGACGTCCACGCGATCGACGGTGCCGACGCACAGGTCGGCGGCGCGGCGGCAACCGAACTCGATGCCCGCGACGGCAATGCTCAGGACTTCCTGACCATTGCACCGCTGATCCTGGCCATCAGCTTCATCATCCTGCTCGGCATCCTCCGTGCACCCCTCGTGGCGGGAACCCTGCTCGTGGTCAACGTGGCGTCCTCGGCCGCAGCGATCGGCCTCGGCGCATTCCTCAGCCGAACGATCTTCGGCCAAGCGGCACTTGATGCTCAAGTTCCGATCCTCGCGTTCCTGTTCCTCGTGGCATTGGGCATCGACTACTCGATCTTCCTGTCCCACCGGGCGAAGAAGGAATCGGTTGTCCACGGCGCCCGCCAGGGCATGATCGAAGCCGTCAGCCACACCGGCGGCGTGATCACCAGTGCCGGCATCGTGCTGGCCGGAGTGTTCGCGGCCCTGGGCATGCTGCCGCTGATGGTCCTGGGTCAGCTGGGACTCATCGTCGGAGTCGGCGTCCTCGTCGACACCGTGCTCGTACGCACGGTCATCGTCCCGGCTATCTTCGGTCTGGCCGGCAACCGGATGTGGTGGCCCAACAAGGCGATCACGCACTCGGAGCACAAGTACGCCGATGCAGCTGCTGCCGCGGCCGGTGACGAAGAGACTCGGGGCGGCCAGACAGATCAGTCCGAGGGAACCCACATCCTCGCCGAATCGGACCAGAACGAAGCCATGGCCCCAGCAGGCCACGGCAGGCACTGA
- a CDS encoding isochorismatase family protein, whose amino-acid sequence MAKALLIVDIQNDFTEGGALGVDGGDAVAAEVTRFLGASAGDYDAIIASRDWHDADSDNGGHFSQSPDFVDSWPVHCVADTEGAEYDPLLTTDAITHHVRKGQGTPDYSAFQGTTDAGERLGDLLKSLDIAEVDVVGIATDHCVCATVLDALKGGWSVCVRQDLIAGVGKDSSMLALAEMDAAGATII is encoded by the coding sequence ATGGCGAAGGCACTTCTCATCGTGGACATCCAAAACGACTTCACCGAGGGCGGGGCGCTCGGCGTGGACGGTGGTGACGCCGTTGCCGCCGAGGTGACCCGCTTCCTCGGCGCCTCTGCAGGTGACTATGACGCGATCATCGCCTCCCGCGACTGGCATGATGCCGACAGCGACAACGGTGGCCACTTCAGCCAGAGCCCCGATTTCGTTGATTCCTGGCCCGTCCACTGCGTCGCGGACACCGAGGGCGCCGAATACGATCCTCTGCTGACCACAGATGCCATCACCCATCACGTGCGCAAGGGTCAGGGCACTCCCGACTACTCCGCTTTCCAGGGGACAACGGATGCTGGGGAGCGCCTCGGCGACCTGCTGAAGAGCCTCGACATCGCCGAGGTGGACGTCGTCGGCATCGCCACCGACCACTGCGTCTGCGCTACCGTCCTCGACGCGCTGAAGGGCGGATGGTCCGTCTGTGTTCGCCAGGACCTCATCGCTGGTGTCGGCAAGGACTCATCCATGCTGGCTCTGGCTGAGATGGACGCCGCAGGAGCGACGATCATCTGA
- a CDS encoding DoxX family protein — protein MALGSSLLQTAGRVLTSPIFITGGYSALTNPGGRVAAASPTLDAIREYVPILPEDDELLVRANGGLQLLAGTTMALGIKPRLSALALAGSLVPTTLAGHAFWDMDGADAAAHKTHFSKNVAALGGLLLVAGAGATKKAARKAAKKAQKKALKQS, from the coding sequence ATGGCACTAGGATCATCGTTGCTGCAGACAGCAGGACGCGTACTCACCTCACCGATCTTCATCACCGGAGGATATTCGGCACTGACCAACCCCGGCGGTCGTGTCGCGGCTGCCTCTCCGACGCTCGATGCGATCCGCGAATACGTGCCGATCCTTCCCGAAGACGATGAACTCCTAGTCCGTGCCAACGGCGGACTCCAACTGCTCGCCGGAACCACCATGGCGCTGGGCATCAAGCCACGACTCTCCGCGCTCGCACTCGCCGGATCTCTGGTGCCGACCACACTGGCCGGCCACGCCTTCTGGGACATGGACGGTGCCGACGCTGCCGCTCACAAGACTCACTTCTCGAAGAACGTCGCAGCATTGGGTGGGCTCCTCCTCGTCGCCGGAGCCGGCGCCACCAAGAAGGCGGCCCGGAAAGCGGCGAAGAAGGCTCAGAAGAAAGCCCTGAAGCAGAGCTGA
- a CDS encoding CPBP family intramembrane glutamic endopeptidase produces MSTGTDRSDNATVGTEPAATSVGEDVDPKGRPLAIVPAQVPWLEVAVFGVVAAVLAWVACLPLWLSGEGLGNPLLVQVSGMAMMFTPLIAVIVAMIIQRRRTGEPRASIVRYLGIWPLRPFGRVLGMTALAFFGIFVLVAVAYLLGAAFGWMQVDLLGLSGFKAQLAQLPGLDEIPLVVAVIGYLVIMALGSLLNVIVAFGEEVGWRGWLLTSLRPLGTWPALLIVGVIWGLWHAPLILLGYNFARPDITGLAFMVGGCVMVGILFGWLRLRTGSVWPAVVAHAALNGSAGMLLGLFIDGSASTPDMALVSFLGVSGWIVSAIVIAVLFATGQFRKRPELGIKQPKAPVAPAAPVAPHDEAL; encoded by the coding sequence GTGAGCACGGGAACGGACAGAAGCGACAACGCCACCGTGGGCACAGAGCCCGCAGCCACCTCGGTGGGGGAGGACGTGGACCCCAAGGGCCGACCGCTGGCGATCGTGCCGGCTCAGGTGCCGTGGCTCGAGGTCGCAGTCTTCGGTGTAGTGGCAGCGGTTCTCGCCTGGGTTGCGTGCCTGCCCCTGTGGTTGAGCGGTGAAGGGTTGGGCAATCCACTGCTCGTGCAGGTGTCGGGAATGGCCATGATGTTCACCCCGCTGATCGCTGTGATCGTGGCGATGATCATCCAGCGCCGTCGCACCGGTGAGCCTCGGGCCAGCATCGTCAGGTACCTCGGCATCTGGCCGCTGCGTCCCTTCGGCCGGGTTCTCGGGATGACCGCGCTCGCCTTCTTCGGGATATTCGTGCTCGTGGCCGTGGCCTACCTGCTGGGCGCAGCCTTCGGATGGATGCAGGTTGACCTGCTGGGTCTCTCAGGGTTCAAGGCTCAGTTGGCGCAGCTGCCCGGGCTGGACGAGATCCCGCTGGTCGTGGCTGTCATCGGCTACCTTGTGATCATGGCGCTGGGATCACTGCTCAATGTGATCGTCGCCTTCGGCGAGGAGGTCGGCTGGCGAGGCTGGCTGCTGACGAGCCTGCGTCCACTCGGCACCTGGCCCGCGCTCCTCATCGTCGGAGTGATCTGGGGCCTGTGGCATGCACCGCTGATCCTGCTCGGATACAACTTCGCGCGCCCCGACATCACGGGGCTGGCCTTCATGGTCGGCGGCTGTGTCATGGTGGGGATCCTGTTCGGCTGGCTGCGACTGCGCACGGGTTCGGTCTGGCCTGCCGTCGTCGCACATGCTGCGCTCAACGGTTCGGCGGGGATGCTGCTCGGGCTGTTCATCGACGGATCCGCCTCAACCCCGGACATGGCCTTGGTCTCGTTCTTGGGAGTCTCCGGTTGGATCGTCTCCGCAATCGTCATCGCCGTTCTCTTCGCCACGGGCCAGTTCCGGAAGCGACCAGAACTGGGCATCAAGCAACCGAAGGCTCCCGTGGCGCCTGCAGCCCCCGTGGCGCCGCACGACGAGGCGCTTTGA